ACCAACAACGATCACATCATAATTTTCGGTGTAAAACATATATCTCTCTTCGTCTTCAATTTGATCTTCGATCTAAAAATAGGCGCTATTCTACTGAAAATTACGTGTGCTTGAAAGCAAGAATTCAATCTGTGATAAGAGAAGATCGAGAGGTAATAAAGATAAGATCTATTTATATATAAAGATCTTATTATTGTTACTATTAGGATCCTTTTACCTTGTGAATAAGATCCTTTTCCTTTTTTAAATAAAGAAGTTAGATCGTTTTAGACTGTGTTGAAATGTCGTCAGTTTGGAGGCTTTTTCTTGTGGATAACCTTTAATTTTATCCACAGTTAAAACAATCATCAGATTTACTCAGTGGAAAAGAACAAGTTTTTGACAGGTTTTATTAAAGTTATCCACAGGTGATTTTTTGGGATAATGGATAAAGAAAAAGCGATAACTCAAATTATCGCTTTATTATGACTAAAGTGCATTTATAAATTGTGGTAGCCAATCTTCAGCAAATTGCTCTTGATCATCAACATGTAAGACATCGATTTTTAAACTGTCGCAAATTTTGACCGCACTTTTTTCACTTAATTGTGTTTCAACTTTATTCACGGCATGACAGAATGTATCGTAATCTGAATTGCCTAAGCCTACAACGGCAAACCGGAGAGAAGATAAATCTTTATCTGATGCTGCAATTTGTTCAAAGAGTGGTTTTAAATTATCAGGCAATTCACCTGCGCCATGTGTTGAAGTGACAATTAACCAAATATTTTCATCAATCACATCATCAAGTTCTGGTCCGTGGAAAAGTGC
This portion of the Haemophilus parainfluenzae T3T1 genome encodes:
- the mioC gene encoding FMN-binding protein MioC, whose amino-acid sequence is MNICVISGSTLGGAEYVAEHLEDVLKTQNFSTALFHGPELDDVIDENIWLIVTSTHGAGELPDNLKPLFEQIAASDKDLSSLRFAVVGLGNSDYDTFCHAVNKVETQLSEKSAVKICDSLKIDVLHVDDQEQFAEDWLPQFINAL